One window of Vicia villosa cultivar HV-30 ecotype Madison, WI unplaced genomic scaffold, Vvil1.0 ctg.000455F_1_1, whole genome shotgun sequence genomic DNA carries:
- the LOC131628465 gene encoding uncharacterized protein LOC131628465, which translates to MWTLDEDCDRLIREAWTENFHGCHMFILDQKLKNLKNKLKVWNKNKFGNVQNKTILAGGNLKAVQKEVEDYGYNDILHEKEIKAQNDLDIALNMEEELWKEKSRLNWQLHGDRNTKYFHTYAKIKRKTKLITSLLIEGKIETDQVKLDRHIENHFTNLFKSNFQRQDIGLIRRVIFKLVNDQTNTMLIRIPNASEIHDAILNLNIDSAPGPDGFGAIFYGWISPNYNANIVVLIPKTKEANNIDLFRPIAMENFKFKVITKILADMLASILPSIISPEQKDFITGRSIKDGICLTFEAINFGQQEL; encoded by the exons ATGTGGACTTTAGATGAGGACTGTGATAGGTTAATTAGAGAAGCTTGGACTGAAAATTTTCATGGTTGCCATATGTTTATCCTAGACCAGAAACTTAAGAACCTAAAGAATAAACTGAAAGTTTGGAATAAAAATAAGTTTGGTAATGTTCAAAATAAAACTATCTTGGCTGGAGGAAATCTGAAAGCTGTCCAAAAAGAGGTTGAGGATTACGGCTATAATGACATACTCCATGAAAAGGAAATCAAAGCTCAAAATGATTTGGACATTGCTCTTAACATGGAAGAGGAACTATGGAAGGAGAAGTCCAGACTTAATTGGCAATTACATGGGGATAGGAACACTAAGTACTTTCACACTTATGCTAAAATCAAGAgaaaaaccaaactcataacttcTCTGCTCATAGAGGGTAAAATTGAGACTGATCAAGTTAAGCTAGATAGGCACATAGAAAATCACTTCACCAATCTGTTTAAATCTAATTTCCAGAGACAAGATATTGGTTTAATTAGAAGAGTTATCTTTAAACTTGTCAATGACCAAACTAATACTATGCTAATCAGAATACCCAATGCTAGTGAGATTCATGATGCTATCCTTAACCTCAATATAGATTCTGCTCCTGGTCCTGATGGATTTGGAGCTATCTTCTAT GGCTGGATATCACCTAACTATAATGCTAACATTGTGGTTTTGATCCCTAAAACTAAGGAAGCTAACAACATTGATCTTTTCAGACCTATTGCCATGGAAAACTTTAAATTCAAAGTAATCACAAAGATTTTGGCTGACATGTTGGCAAGTATTCTTCCTTCTATTATTTCTCCTGAGCAGAAGGATTTTATAACAGGTAGAAGTATTAAAGATGGCATTTGTCTCACTTTTGAGGCCATCAATTTTGGGCAACAAGAGTTATAG